The Lichenihabitans psoromatis genome contains a region encoding:
- a CDS encoding efflux RND transporter periplasmic adaptor subunit: protein MLSRPGRSHPEQRHRRWGTTIATGVCLMLAQPGRAAEAARVDLVRVKATTVTASSVQSDISLSGEIAARVQSDISFRLTGKIIERLVEVGQHVGPEDVLARLDPTEQKADVDNAQAGLASAEALLQQAQSTFARQQTLLGNGYATRAGFDQAKETLQTTQSQVEAARAALSTALEQLSYTDLRPGVAGVIVSRNAETGQVAQAGQTVFSVAQDGPRDAVFNVYEALLTKPFESKVVDIELQSDPSVTATAHVREISPLVDAATSTIKIKVGLDTTPPKMTLGAAVIGRGRWDRKNEVSVPWSALFEWQSKPAVWVVGEGDVVSLKTVSVDRYGAGIVVLSGGLDSGTRVVTAGLQLLRPGQKVDIATGDTP, encoded by the coding sequence ATGCTGTCCCGACCCGGCCGATCGCATCCTGAGCAACGTCATCGTCGATGGGGTACGACGATCGCGACCGGCGTCTGTCTCATGCTGGCGCAGCCCGGACGAGCCGCCGAGGCCGCACGCGTGGATCTCGTGCGCGTAAAAGCCACCACGGTGACGGCATCGAGCGTCCAATCGGACATTTCGCTATCGGGCGAGATCGCGGCGCGCGTCCAATCCGACATTTCCTTCCGGCTGACCGGAAAGATCATCGAGCGCCTCGTCGAGGTCGGCCAGCATGTCGGCCCGGAGGACGTGCTCGCGCGTCTCGATCCGACCGAGCAGAAGGCGGATGTCGACAACGCGCAGGCCGGATTGGCCTCGGCCGAAGCTTTGTTGCAGCAGGCGCAGTCCACCTTCGCCCGGCAGCAAACGCTGCTCGGAAACGGCTACGCGACCCGCGCCGGTTTCGATCAGGCCAAGGAGACCCTGCAGACGACCCAATCTCAGGTCGAAGCCGCCCGCGCCGCGCTCAGTACGGCGCTGGAGCAACTGTCCTATACGGATCTGAGGCCGGGGGTCGCGGGCGTGATCGTGTCGCGCAATGCGGAGACCGGCCAGGTCGCCCAAGCCGGACAGACGGTGTTCTCGGTAGCGCAAGACGGGCCGCGCGACGCGGTCTTCAACGTCTACGAGGCCCTGCTGACCAAGCCATTCGAGAGTAAGGTCGTCGACATCGAGCTCCAGTCCGATCCGAGCGTGACGGCGACTGCGCATGTGCGCGAGATCTCGCCCTTGGTCGATGCCGCGACCAGCACGATCAAGATCAAGGTCGGGCTCGACACGACCCCCCCGAAAATGACCCTCGGCGCGGCCGTGATCGGGCGCGGGCGATGGGATCGCAAAAACGAGGTGAGCGTTCCGTGGAGCGCTTTATTTGAGTGGCAATCAAAACCCGCCGTCTGGGTCGTTGGAGAGGGTGACGTCGTTTCGCTCAAGACGGTGTCGGTCGATCGGTATGGCGCCGGCATTGTCGTTCTCTCGGGGGGGCTCGACAGCGGAACTCGCGTGGTCACGGCGGGCCTGCA
- a CDS encoding TetR/AcrR family transcriptional regulator produces the protein MNQPVQTRSIETLRKILEAAEAVIGRSGAQRLTMDAVAAEAGISKGGVLHHFRTKEGLIAALVRARLERYVAEYKEEEAAAGPGEAAYVVAMIRHMKRMYSDDDGFPRSLLVAATDHPAALEEFRAVLRQKLDERRDGQIPEVGVAMLFATLGLLLTKTLGFVDLSTDELNSICKSFERLASSPSTIAAPTETVD, from the coding sequence ATGAACCAACCTGTTCAAACGCGTAGTATCGAGACGCTTCGGAAAATTTTGGAAGCCGCCGAGGCGGTCATTGGTCGTTCAGGCGCCCAACGGCTCACAATGGATGCCGTGGCGGCGGAAGCGGGCATCAGCAAGGGTGGCGTGCTGCATCACTTCCGCACGAAGGAAGGCCTGATCGCCGCGCTGGTGCGCGCGCGGCTGGAACGGTATGTGGCGGAGTATAAGGAGGAAGAGGCGGCGGCCGGCCCTGGAGAGGCGGCTTACGTGGTCGCCATGATCCGGCATATGAAACGGATGTATAGCGACGACGATGGATTTCCGCGCTCGTTGCTGGTCGCCGCCACCGATCATCCAGCCGCGCTTGAGGAATTTCGCGCTGTGCTACGGCAAAAGCTCGATGAGAGACGGGACGGACAGATACCAGAGGTTGGGGTCGCGATGCTGTTCGCGACGTTGGGGCTTTTGCTGACCAAGACCCTCGGCTTCGTCGATCTCTCGACGGACGAGCTTAATTCCATTTGTAAATCATTCGAACGGCTCGCATCGTCTCCATCGACGATCGCCGCGCCCACCGAAACCGTCGACTAA
- a CDS encoding DUF768 domain-containing protein — MSHQAEAFLGSWIVTNVHPSGMKAAGDTTEAAQLAADCVALAAAQQITRADFETEVGDLDEHMRLALNIAQDAVDQAATRPQRSSR, encoded by the coding sequence GTGAGCCATCAAGCTGAAGCGTTTCTGGGAAGTTGGATCGTCACCAACGTGCATCCGAGCGGCATGAAGGCGGCCGGAGACACCACCGAGGCCGCACAGCTTGCGGCAGACTGCGTCGCCTTGGCGGCGGCTCAGCAGATCACGCGCGCTGATTTCGAAACCGAGGTCGGCGACCTCGACGAGCATATGCGGTTAGCTCTGAACATCGCGCAGGATGCGGTGGACCAAGCCGCGACACGCCCTCAACGCAGTTCGCGTTAA
- a CDS encoding helix-turn-helix domain-containing protein — translation MTDRFQHTPRSTPETGERDRILVAAREIFSGGGIDLLKRRTIADMAGVTPNTVSRNFRSRATLIDRLAHAE, via the coding sequence ATGACCGACCGTTTCCAGCACACCCCGCGGTCCACCCCGGAGACAGGCGAGCGTGATCGTATCCTCGTCGCGGCCCGCGAGATCTTTTCGGGTGGAGGGATCGATCTTCTGAAGCGCCGCACGATCGCCGACATGGCTGGCGTCACGCCCAACACGGTCAGCCGCAACTTTCGCAGCCGCGCCACTTTGATCGACCGCTTGGCTCACGCCGAGTAG
- a CDS encoding DeoR/GlpR family DNA-binding transcription regulator, translating into MKPDRLEALRHHLYAQGTCSIEELASATGASVATIRRDLTTLEQQGIVSRTHGGARIAAGAQIEVAFSVRERQQLAEKRAIAAKAYDLIRPQSSVFLDAGTTVLQLARRLRVSPMPLTIFTNGLMVAQELMNVPQLRVTLLGGQLRSENASLVGPAAEAMLDRLWFDQLFLGASAIGDDGGIYSVDASEASLNDRMMERSAAVTVLADASKFGRRTTYLVAMLAPPMRVISDKQLAAARQRRLREAGVDLVIAPDTLGPTSSAPTP; encoded by the coding sequence ATGAAACCAGATCGCCTCGAAGCGCTTCGCCACCATCTCTATGCCCAGGGCACCTGCTCGATCGAAGAGTTGGCGAGCGCCACGGGTGCGTCGGTCGCGACCATCCGGCGGGATCTCACGACGCTCGAGCAACAGGGGATTGTGAGCCGCACCCATGGTGGTGCCAGGATCGCGGCGGGCGCGCAGATCGAAGTGGCATTTTCGGTGCGGGAGCGTCAGCAACTGGCTGAGAAGCGCGCCATCGCGGCCAAAGCCTACGATCTCATTCGCCCGCAAAGCTCCGTCTTTCTCGATGCAGGCACCACAGTCCTGCAACTGGCCCGCCGTCTGCGGGTCAGCCCGATGCCGCTGACGATCTTTACCAACGGTCTCATGGTGGCGCAGGAGCTCATGAATGTGCCGCAGCTTCGCGTCACCCTCTTGGGTGGCCAGTTGCGAAGCGAGAATGCCTCACTTGTCGGCCCGGCCGCCGAGGCCATGCTCGATCGGCTCTGGTTTGATCAGCTTTTTCTCGGCGCCAGCGCAATCGGCGACGACGGCGGCATCTATAGTGTCGATGCCAGCGAGGCGAGCCTCAACGACCGGATGATGGAGCGATCGGCCGCCGTCACGGTTCTGGCCGACGCCAGCAAATTCGGTCGTCGCACCACCTATCTGGTGGCCATGCTGGCGCCGCCTATGCGGGTGATCTCGGACAAGCAACTGGCGGCAGCGCGGCAACGCCGGCTGCGCGAGGCGGGCGTCGACCTCGTGATCGCGCCCGACACGCTTGGCCCCACTTCAAGCGCGCCGACGCCATGA
- a CDS encoding N-acetylglucosamine kinase, with protein sequence MSRDLLLGLDGGGSKTILACVDRQGSIVALRHGTALDPMADPDWPTRLADLLASLQDLLPDVSRAVLGLPFHGEVEAISRQQNAVAASLLAMPCEVLNDVHVAFEGALAGRPGVLALAGTGSMGWAGDGRDRHVRVGGWGDLLGDEGSAHWVGREALSQMTQALDGRSADKAFADALLARLRISEAEVIGWSYLNSSRRSDVAALAEVVDDLAETGNATALTILSRAADHLIDHVRAAARRIGTPQPLVWSHAGGLFRSATVLRLMTEALGAPVAPNLPPIGGAILRAARQSGWTTDDPAWRARLAASFAATIRPGGFRHSGSVA encoded by the coding sequence ATGAGCCGGGATCTGCTTCTCGGACTAGATGGCGGCGGGTCGAAGACGATCCTGGCATGCGTTGATCGCCAGGGCTCGATCGTGGCGCTTCGGCACGGCACGGCCCTCGATCCGATGGCCGATCCGGATTGGCCGACACGGCTCGCCGATCTCCTCGCAAGTCTCCAGGATCTGCTGCCGGACGTCAGCCGTGCGGTGCTCGGGCTGCCGTTTCATGGCGAGGTGGAGGCGATCTCGCGGCAACAGAATGCGGTCGCGGCCTCGCTTCTCGCCATGCCCTGCGAAGTGCTGAACGACGTTCATGTGGCGTTCGAGGGCGCCCTCGCGGGCAGGCCGGGCGTCCTGGCGCTGGCCGGAACCGGCTCGATGGGCTGGGCCGGTGACGGCCGCGACCGTCATGTCCGGGTCGGCGGCTGGGGCGACCTTCTCGGCGACGAGGGAAGCGCCCATTGGGTCGGGCGCGAAGCTCTCTCACAGATGACCCAGGCGCTCGACGGCCGCAGCGCCGATAAGGCCTTCGCCGATGCGCTGCTGGCCCGTCTGCGGATCAGTGAGGCCGAGGTGATCGGCTGGTCCTATCTGAACAGCAGTCGTCGGTCCGATGTCGCGGCCTTGGCCGAAGTGGTCGACGACCTCGCTGAAACCGGCAATGCGACCGCGCTCACAATTCTGTCCCGCGCGGCCGATCATCTCATCGACCACGTGCGGGCCGCCGCACGGCGCATCGGGACCCCGCAGCCGCTCGTCTGGAGCCATGCGGGCGGGCTGTTTCGCAGCGCGACCGTGCTGCGGCTGATGACGGAGGCGCTCGGCGCCCCGGTCGCGCCAAATCTGCCGCCCATCGGCGGTGCGATCCTGCGGGCCGCACGACAATCGGGATGGACGACGGACGATCCGGCTTGGCGCGCCCGCCTCGCGGCGTCTTTCGCAGCGACGATCCGGCCCGGCGGTTTCCGGCATAGTGGGAGTGTAGCATGA
- a CDS encoding ABC transporter substrate-binding protein: MTKTWLRAVLAGTVAAVALMAIPASAQTKPYAGQSITVLLPPWGTLPKDMTDRFTAQTGIALDMQTLGWDDIRTKIVTSTLAGTAPADVTEVDWSWVGQFGAAGWYEPLDGMVDASLRKDLPTDKIFTYDGKLIAVPYNNDYRVLIVNQEQMKKAGIDKPPATMDELLTDAKAVKAKAGVTYPIGLPMSATEGSATAWYLLTKAFNGELFDKDGKALFTTPDSAGYKALAFEAEALKAGLIDPASTGLKDVDIQELFKSGQITFDLAGWAGNLALYNDKDKSKVAGQAIAALMPNVTGKSRTFGLPGAVGIPKASTHKQAAAAFINWLLQPENQAECYTALGNLPTRTSVLTSLNQEGKLAGGSVLIEEAALVEPLFAQGTPGWYPQFSSAAATAINQVAKGQLTVDQAVKQIAAGAEDAMK; the protein is encoded by the coding sequence ATGACCAAAACATGGTTGAGGGCCGTGTTGGCCGGCACCGTGGCAGCCGTAGCCCTGATGGCGATCCCCGCCTCGGCGCAGACCAAGCCTTATGCGGGCCAGAGCATTACCGTGCTGCTTCCCCCGTGGGGCACGCTGCCGAAGGATATGACCGACCGCTTCACGGCGCAGACCGGGATCGCGCTCGATATGCAGACGCTCGGTTGGGACGACATCCGCACCAAGATCGTGACCTCGACCTTGGCCGGCACCGCACCAGCCGATGTGACGGAGGTCGATTGGTCCTGGGTTGGGCAGTTCGGCGCCGCCGGCTGGTACGAACCCCTCGACGGCATGGTGGATGCCAGCCTGCGGAAGGATCTGCCGACCGACAAGATCTTCACCTATGACGGCAAGCTGATCGCGGTCCCGTATAATAACGATTATCGCGTCCTGATCGTCAACCAGGAGCAGATGAAGAAAGCCGGGATCGACAAGCCGCCCGCCACCATGGACGAGCTTTTGACCGATGCGAAAGCCGTGAAGGCCAAGGCCGGCGTCACGTATCCGATCGGCTTGCCGATGTCGGCGACCGAGGGGTCGGCCACCGCCTGGTACCTCCTGACCAAGGCGTTTAATGGCGAGCTGTTCGACAAGGACGGCAAGGCGCTGTTCACGACACCGGATTCGGCCGGCTACAAGGCTTTGGCCTTCGAAGCCGAGGCCCTGAAGGCAGGCTTGATCGATCCGGCGTCGACGGGCCTGAAGGACGTCGATATCCAGGAATTGTTCAAGAGCGGTCAGATCACCTTCGATCTCGCCGGCTGGGCCGGCAATCTCGCGCTCTACAACGACAAGGACAAATCGAAGGTCGCCGGACAGGCGATCGCGGCGCTGATGCCCAACGTCACGGGAAAGAGCCGGACCTTCGGTCTGCCGGGCGCTGTCGGTATTCCCAAAGCCTCGACCCACAAACAAGCGGCCGCCGCCTTCATCAATTGGCTGCTGCAACCCGAGAACCAAGCCGAATGCTACACGGCTCTCGGCAATTTGCCGACCCGCACCAGCGTGCTGACCTCGCTCAACCAGGAGGGGAAGCTTGCCGGGGGTTCCGTATTGATCGAGGAAGCCGCTCTCGTCGAGCCCCTGTTCGCGCAGGGCACGCCGGGCTGGTATCCGCAATTCTCGAGTGCGGCCGCGACCGCTATCAATCAGGTCGCAAAGGGTCAGCTGACGGTCGATCAAGCCGTCAAGCAGATCGCGGCCGGCGCTGAAGACGCGATGAAGTGA
- a CDS encoding carbohydrate ABC transporter permease, translating into MSAIPASADTPVTTRARWFGAEAWLGLAFAAPIAVLMGGLVLGPVLFTLWDSLHRVDPMRPGTPFIGLRHYIDLFADPNVQAAWLNTFAYVAIAVVAETLGGLGVALLLHQVRTGRRWLLAAMVLPWALPPVVNAIVWLWIYNPSYGLLNSLLKSAGLITTNHVWFNDHTTALLLIGLVHVWRMLPLTAIILLAALQSVPGELYEAARLDGAGPIKCFRMITLPLISGGLAIALSQSTVFAFNLFDEAWILAGSSLDTRTIVAQVYMSAFQNLHFSYGMALSVLIMIASLLVSLIYVLRVYRETRFD; encoded by the coding sequence ATGAGCGCCATTCCGGCCTCGGCCGACACGCCGGTCACGACCCGCGCGCGCTGGTTCGGCGCGGAGGCATGGCTCGGCCTTGCCTTCGCGGCGCCCATCGCGGTGCTGATGGGCGGACTGGTGCTCGGCCCGGTTCTGTTCACTCTCTGGGACAGCCTGCATCGGGTCGATCCGATGCGACCCGGTACGCCGTTCATCGGCTTGCGGCATTACATCGACCTGTTCGCCGACCCGAACGTCCAGGCGGCCTGGCTCAACACCTTCGCCTATGTGGCGATTGCGGTCGTGGCCGAAACGCTGGGTGGTCTCGGGGTGGCGCTGCTGCTCCATCAGGTCCGAACGGGGCGGCGCTGGTTGCTGGCCGCGATGGTTCTGCCCTGGGCGCTGCCGCCGGTCGTCAATGCGATCGTCTGGCTGTGGATCTACAATCCGAGCTACGGCCTTCTCAACAGCCTGTTGAAGAGCGCGGGCCTGATCACGACCAACCATGTCTGGTTCAACGATCATACGACCGCGCTGCTGCTGATCGGGCTCGTCCACGTCTGGCGCATGCTGCCCTTGACGGCCATCATCCTGCTGGCCGCGCTGCAGAGCGTCCCCGGCGAGCTCTACGAGGCGGCGCGTCTCGATGGCGCCGGCCCGATCAAGTGCTTTCGCATGATCACGCTGCCGCTGATCTCGGGGGGCCTTGCGATCGCGCTCAGCCAGTCGACCGTCTTCGCTTTCAACCTGTTCGACGAAGCGTGGATCCTGGCGGGGTCGAGCCTCGATACGCGAACCATCGTGGCGCAGGTCTATATGTCGGCGTTCCAGAACCTGCATTTTTCCTACGGCATGGCGCTGTCGGTGCTGATCATGATCGCCTCGCTCCTGGTGTCGCTGATCTACGTGCTGCGCGTCTATCGCGAAACGAGGTTCGACTGA
- a CDS encoding carbohydrate ABC transporter permease — MTRSLSGRLGIGVGVVCLLLWSLGPIYWSIATSFTRPADLVSQTPHFFPPSITFEHYANLLGGTSSYQGTATQSVWPQFSRALINSLVTTLAATAITVLLAAFGGYAFVRLRFPGRDVIFVLVVATLAIPAYTVMIPLYRLMIALRLVDTYLGVTLIYVSAFLPLALWLMRSVYQSLPVSLEEAAWLDGAGRVYTLVRIVLPLAAPGLIASAILTFLSAWGQFMIPLVFSPTLQTKPLTVLIPEFVTKNYVDYGLMNAAGMLAIVPPLLVVLFLNRYLVQGLMAGSGK; from the coding sequence ATGACCCGTTCGCTGTCCGGCCGCCTCGGCATCGGGGTCGGCGTCGTCTGTCTGCTGCTCTGGTCGCTCGGGCCGATCTATTGGTCGATTGCGACCAGCTTCACGCGCCCGGCCGATCTCGTGTCGCAGACGCCGCATTTCTTCCCGCCGAGCATCACGTTCGAGCATTATGCCAACCTGCTTGGGGGCACGAGCTCCTATCAGGGAACCGCGACCCAATCGGTGTGGCCGCAGTTCAGCCGGGCGCTGATCAATTCGCTGGTCACGACGCTCGCGGCCACCGCCATCACGGTGTTGCTGGCCGCCTTTGGGGGCTATGCCTTTGTGCGCCTGAGGTTTCCAGGGCGCGACGTGATCTTCGTGCTGGTGGTCGCGACCTTGGCGATCCCAGCCTATACGGTGATGATCCCGCTCTATCGTCTGATGATCGCGCTACGGCTCGTCGACACCTATCTTGGCGTCACGCTGATCTATGTGTCGGCCTTCCTGCCGCTCGCGCTCTGGCTCATGCGAAGCGTGTATCAATCGCTGCCGGTGTCGCTCGAAGAAGCGGCTTGGCTCGATGGCGCGGGTCGCGTCTACACGCTCGTCCGCATCGTGCTGCCGCTCGCCGCGCCGGGCTTGATCGCCAGCGCGATCCTCACATTTCTCAGCGCCTGGGGCCAGTTCATGATCCCGCTGGTGTTCTCGCCAACGCTGCAAACCAAGCCGCTTACCGTGCTGATCCCCGAATTCGTCACCAAAAACTACGTCGACTACGGGCTGATGAATGCGGCCGGCATGCTGGCGATCGTGCCGCCGTTACTGGTGGTGCTCTTTCTCAACCGATATCTGGTCCAGGGCCTCATGGCCGGATCGGGCAAGTAA
- a CDS encoding SIS domain-containing protein, whose amino-acid sequence MNITEQVIREQFPFWAKAPAVAALPADGTDYVIVGCGTSYYLAQIVAASFNLKGLSAKAVPGAEWARRRKAYVVDDSRTHVIALSRSGESTETVQAVEVSRAAGLTTTAITCAEGSSIVRAAATTIYAETHPGEGIVMTSSASLMLLEGLRLAGIAMSPSLAAEALAILDKTDATLKAALQGRSHFVYLGAGALYGLAEEGALKLQEMSISYSQAYHPMEYRHGPISLVDDKTFVVMLYSPETRDEEAKVAAELTAKGARVLGFGGPGDIEIAVPDETLTRALAILPALQILGERVAEQRNVDTVAPRHLSKVVVLV is encoded by the coding sequence ATGAACATCACGGAGCAGGTCATCCGCGAGCAATTCCCGTTCTGGGCCAAGGCTCCGGCCGTCGCGGCCCTGCCGGCCGACGGCACCGATTATGTGATCGTCGGTTGCGGTACATCCTATTATCTCGCCCAGATCGTCGCGGCCTCCTTCAACCTCAAGGGCCTGTCGGCCAAGGCCGTGCCGGGTGCCGAATGGGCGCGCCGCCGCAAGGCTTATGTGGTGGACGACAGCCGCACTCATGTGATCGCTCTATCACGCAGCGGTGAATCGACCGAGACCGTCCAGGCCGTCGAGGTCAGCCGGGCGGCCGGCCTCACCACCACGGCCATCACCTGCGCAGAGGGCAGCAGCATCGTTCGCGCGGCCGCAACCACGATCTATGCCGAAACCCATCCGGGCGAGGGGATCGTTATGACCTCTTCGGCCAGCCTCATGCTGCTCGAAGGCTTGCGCCTCGCCGGCATCGCGATGTCGCCCAGCCTCGCCGCCGAGGCGCTCGCGATCCTCGATAAGACCGATGCGACACTGAAAGCCGCTCTGCAGGGCCGGTCGCATTTCGTCTATCTCGGCGCTGGCGCGCTTTACGGGCTCGCCGAGGAAGGCGCGCTCAAGCTGCAGGAAATGAGCATCAGCTATTCGCAGGCTTATCATCCGATGGAATATCGCCACGGCCCGATCAGCCTCGTCGACGACAAGACCTTCGTGGTGATGCTCTACAGCCCCGAGACGCGGGACGAGGAAGCCAAGGTCGCGGCGGAACTCACAGCCAAAGGCGCACGCGTGCTCGGCTTCGGCGGACCCGGCGACATCGAGATCGCGGTGCCGGACGAAACCTTGACCCGCGCTCTCGCAATTTTGCCAGCCTTGCAGATCCTCGGCGAACGGGTCGCCGAGCAACGTAACGTCGACACGGTCGCGCCGCGTCATCTCAGCAAAGTCGTGGTTCTGGTCTGA